Proteins co-encoded in one Acidovorax sp. 69 genomic window:
- a CDS encoding twin-arginine translocation pathway signal protein — MNRRKFIRLAGGGTIAAATAGTLAACGAVGSHYPAEAVEAWNGPVGENDARRRAVAYAITAPNPHNLQPWLVDLREQDVITLRTDPERVLPHTDPLGRQILIGHGAFLELLVMALAQQGVASDVLLWPQGELPTALKDWDNRPVARITLQPGGQPDPLFAQVLQRHTPKTDFDTTRPVAPALLAQLLNSAQAHTPLRVGGTVNADQLPALRTLCGESARVELLTPRTMMESIHLTRVGPAEILQHRDGISINSPFVRAVSALGLFDRSAPPAEGSAAYNNAMGRFEGHSRTAMGFVWITGPNTRTDQIHTGRLYVRQQLQATALGVGMHPMSQAVQEFAEMAPHFERVHQLVLGRRAPRSSEEATVQMFCRMGYPQGEVPATPRRPLARFVRT; from the coding sequence ATGAACCGTCGCAAATTCATTCGGCTGGCTGGTGGTGGCACCATCGCCGCCGCAACCGCAGGCACGCTGGCCGCCTGTGGCGCCGTGGGCTCGCACTATCCCGCCGAGGCGGTCGAGGCCTGGAACGGCCCTGTGGGCGAGAACGATGCACGTCGCCGCGCCGTGGCCTATGCCATCACCGCGCCCAACCCGCACAACCTGCAGCCCTGGCTGGTGGACCTGCGCGAGCAAGATGTCATCACGCTGCGCACCGACCCCGAGCGCGTGCTGCCGCACACCGATCCGCTGGGGCGGCAGATCCTGATCGGCCACGGTGCGTTTCTGGAGCTGCTGGTCATGGCGCTGGCGCAGCAGGGCGTGGCCAGTGACGTGTTGTTGTGGCCGCAGGGCGAGCTGCCCACGGCCCTGAAGGACTGGGACAACCGCCCCGTGGCGCGCATCACCCTCCAACCCGGCGGCCAGCCTGACCCGTTGTTTGCCCAGGTGCTGCAGCGCCACACGCCCAAGACCGACTTCGACACCACCCGGCCCGTGGCCCCGGCGCTGCTGGCCCAATTACTGAACAGTGCGCAGGCCCACACACCGCTGCGCGTGGGTGGCACGGTCAACGCCGACCAGTTGCCCGCGCTGCGCACGCTGTGCGGGGAGTCCGCCCGGGTCGAGCTGCTCACGCCCCGCACGATGATGGAGAGCATCCATCTCACCCGCGTGGGCCCGGCCGAAATCCTGCAGCACCGCGACGGCATCTCGATCAATTCACCGTTCGTGCGGGCGGTGTCGGCACTGGGTCTGTTCGATCGCTCGGCCCCACCGGCCGAGGGCAGCGCCGCCTACAACAACGCCATGGGGCGCTTTGAGGGCCACAGCCGAACCGCCATGGGTTTTGTGTGGATCACTGGCCCCAACACGCGCACCGACCAGATCCACACCGGCCGCCTGTATGTGCGCCAGCAGTTGCAGGCCACGGCGCTGGGTGTGGGCATGCACCCCATGAGCCAGGCGGTGCAGGAGTTTGCCGAAATGGCCCCGCACTTTGAGCGTGTGCACCAGCTGGTGCTGGGGCGGCGCGCACCCCGCTCGTCCGAAGAGGCCACCGTGCAGATGTTTTGCCGCATGGGCTACCCGCAGGGCGAGGTGCCTGCCACGCCGCGCAGGCCGCTCGCGCGTTTTGTGCGGACGTGA
- a CDS encoding NAD-dependent epimerase/dehydratase family protein, with the protein MTAHPLHRPSSDTPSTVLILGARGRLGLAATRAFAQAGWQVLAQVRPGAQGAALPAIPGVWWMPVAVHETAVLAAQAQGAQVVVHALNPPYTHQAWREQAPVLMEAAIAVTRQLRATLMLPGNVYNFGEGMPPVLHEDTPQAATGFKGRMRVELEQRLQAATRSGDMRAVVLRAGDFFGSGTGSWLDQAIAKDLPRGRITWPGPLDVATPWAYLPDLARTFVRVAQERDRLAAFECLHFAGHHVTAQQWLHSFTAIAAEQGWLPDAGALRVGRLPWPLLRMAGVVAPTFAALSAMRYLWTTPHALDNTRLRALIGDEPHTPFDPAVRQALADLGLVAMRSTRAALA; encoded by the coding sequence ATGACCGCCCACCCTCTGCACCGCCCCTCCTCAGACACTCCCTCCACGGTGCTGATCCTGGGCGCCCGGGGCCGCTTGGGCCTGGCGGCCACCCGTGCCTTTGCGCAGGCCGGGTGGCAGGTGCTGGCCCAGGTGCGGCCCGGGGCGCAGGGGGCCGCATTGCCCGCCATTCCCGGCGTGTGGTGGATGCCGGTGGCAGTCCATGAGACCGCCGTGCTGGCTGCCCAGGCGCAAGGCGCGCAGGTGGTGGTGCATGCGCTCAACCCGCCCTATACCCACCAGGCCTGGCGCGAGCAGGCCCCGGTGCTGATGGAGGCGGCCATCGCCGTCACCCGCCAGCTGCGCGCCACGCTGATGCTGCCTGGCAACGTCTACAACTTTGGCGAAGGCATGCCACCCGTGCTGCACGAAGACACGCCCCAGGCCGCCACGGGCTTCAAGGGCCGGATGCGCGTTGAGCTGGAACAGCGCCTGCAGGCTGCCACGCGAAGCGGCGACATGCGCGCCGTGGTGCTGCGCGCCGGAGACTTCTTTGGCAGTGGCACCGGCAGCTGGCTCGACCAGGCCATTGCCAAGGACTTGCCCCGGGGCCGCATCACCTGGCCCGGCCCGCTGGATGTGGCCACGCCCTGGGCCTACCTGCCCGACCTGGCCCGCACGTTCGTGCGCGTGGCGCAAGAACGTGACCGCTTGGCTGCGTTTGAATGCCTGCATTTTGCGGGGCACCACGTCACGGCGCAGCAGTGGCTGCACAGCTTCACGGCCATTGCCGCAGAACAAGGCTGGCTGCCTGACGCTGGCGCGCTGCGGGTGGGTCGGTTGCCCTGGCCCCTGCTGCGCATGGCGGGGGTGGTGGCGCCCACGTTTGCCGCGCTGTCCGCCATGCGCTACCTGTGGACCACGCCCCATGCGCTGGACAACACCCGGCTGCGCGCCCTGATCGGCGACGAGCCCCATACCCCGTTCGACCCTGCCGTGCGCCAGGCGCTGGCGGACCTGGGTCTGGTGGCCATGCGTTCGACCCGCGCCGCGCTGGCCTGA
- a CDS encoding tautomerase family protein, with amino-acid sequence MPTLVLKLTPLQNPERYSLLARALTDLTVQLLGKRRDVTAVVIDDLPAARWHIGGAPAEQPTALLEISITQGTNTQDEKAAFIQAAFAELQRQLAGDGTLATASYVVVRELAGADWGYGGHTQQARQQARVVTADVSLQPG; translated from the coding sequence ATGCCAACCCTCGTTCTGAAACTGACCCCGCTACAAAACCCCGAGCGCTATTCGTTGTTGGCTCGCGCGTTGACCGATCTCACTGTGCAGCTGTTGGGCAAGCGTCGGGATGTGACAGCGGTGGTCATTGACGACCTGCCCGCGGCGCGCTGGCACATCGGCGGTGCACCTGCCGAGCAACCCACGGCTTTGCTGGAGATCAGCATCACGCAGGGCACGAACACGCAGGATGAGAAGGCCGCCTTCATCCAGGCCGCGTTTGCCGAACTGCAGCGTCAGCTGGCCGGTGATGGCACGCTGGCCACCGCCAGCTATGTGGTGGTGCGGGAGTTGGCGGGCGCTGACTGGGGCTATGGAGGCCACACGCAGCAGGCGCGACAACAGGCACGCGTGGTTACAGCGGACGTATCGCTTCAGCCTGGGTGA
- a CDS encoding DUF4139 domain-containing protein: MCSSHCLPVSRAAPRRASCRATQGQLPRPWWLNVAPPPQSPSAPAPAMAMAPAPAPSIASVSRSRNAADEAMPTFEVSATDKGFATEFAVPQRITVPSSGQRVTLALGNHTAPATLITRTAPAMEEAAYLVAHIAQPPGVWPAGAAGLYRDDAFVGTGRIDFGSPSAGVPAGSTSLSFGRDELVTVRAEPTQDLTGTTGFTGSRTERKTRRSYSVENRHKASITLQVLHAAPVSRNEKIEVESRYQPQPAELTWNRTPGTVAWQQPVAAGATAQFSAEHTIRYPKDIELLERQ; this comes from the coding sequence ATGTGCAGCTCACACTGTCTACCGGTCAGCCGGGCCGCGCCACGCAGGGCCAGTTGCCGCGCCACGCAGGGCCAGTTGCCGCGCCCCTGGTGGCTGAATGTGGCGCCGCCACCGCAAAGCCCTTCAGCGCCAGCGCCCGCCATGGCCATGGCGCCCGCACCCGCGCCCTCCATCGCATCCGTGTCACGGTCTCGCAATGCCGCCGACGAGGCCATGCCCACGTTCGAGGTGAGCGCTACCGACAAGGGGTTTGCCACCGAGTTCGCCGTGCCCCAGCGCATCACCGTGCCATCGAGCGGCCAGCGCGTGACACTGGCCCTGGGGAATCACACGGCGCCCGCCACGCTGATCACCCGCACGGCCCCGGCCATGGAAGAAGCGGCCTATCTGGTGGCCCACATTGCCCAACCGCCCGGGGTGTGGCCTGCAGGCGCTGCGGGCCTGTACCGTGACGACGCCTTTGTGGGCACCGGGCGCATCGACTTTGGCTCGCCCAGCGCGGGGGTCCCGGCGGGCAGCACCAGCCTGTCGTTTGGCCGCGATGAACTGGTCACGGTGCGCGCCGAGCCCACCCAGGACCTGACGGGCACCACGGGCTTTACCGGCTCGCGCACCGAGCGCAAAACACGGCGCAGCTACAGCGTAGAGAACCGCCACAAGGCCAGCATCACACTGCAGGTGCTGCATGCAGCGCCCGTGTCGCGCAACGAAAAGATTGAAGTGGAATCGCGCTACCAGCCCCAGCCTGCGGAACTGACGTGGAACCGCACGCCCGGCACCGTGGCCTGGCAACAGCCCGTGGCTGCGGGCGCCACGGCGCAGTTCAGCGCCGAGCACACCATCCGCTACCCCAAGGACATTGAACTGCTAGAGCGCCAGTGA
- a CDS encoding ferric reductase-like transmembrane domain-containing protein, whose protein sequence is MLKKVLGGALALGLGAWLLALWVPQSAPPAWGDVWWWRNQLILLSGLAAWTLMSLVMVLAVRPQWLERPLGGLDKGYHLHKWAGIGAIVLGLVHYGLQLSRSPLAAWVGRPVRTPRVDWWLNTFRHLAEEMGEWAVWFLAAMLLITLWQRFPYHVWRYLHKLLAVVYLVLAFHSVVLTPPAWWLQPAGVLVGLCSLVGVLCAVRSLAGAIGRSRRHAARVVSVLPQEAGVLEVTCQLTTASGWHHAAGQFAFVTFAPAEGAHPFTLLNADQGDGVLRFAIKALGDYTGRLALQVQSGKEVMIEGPYGCFDFRRDRAPEQVWVAAGIGVTPFMAWLESLQAAPTRAPRVHLHYCVRHAGEAVFAERMTALCARLPSVVLEIHYSDESGPVAPAALLAGTSRAASVWFCGPQGFAEAVRQGMEQLGRSPARFHQELFQMR, encoded by the coding sequence ATGCTGAAGAAGGTTTTGGGGGGCGCTCTGGCGCTGGGATTAGGGGCGTGGCTGCTGGCACTGTGGGTGCCCCAGTCTGCGCCACCAGCGTGGGGCGATGTCTGGTGGTGGCGCAACCAGTTGATATTGCTGTCGGGGCTGGCTGCCTGGACCCTGATGTCGCTCGTCATGGTGTTGGCTGTGCGGCCGCAGTGGCTGGAGCGGCCTCTGGGCGGGCTGGACAAGGGCTACCACCTGCACAAGTGGGCGGGCATCGGCGCGATTGTGCTGGGGTTGGTGCACTACGGGCTGCAGCTGTCACGCAGTCCGCTGGCCGCCTGGGTGGGCCGCCCTGTGCGCACGCCACGGGTGGACTGGTGGCTTAACACCTTTCGCCATCTGGCCGAGGAGATGGGCGAATGGGCGGTGTGGTTCCTTGCGGCCATGCTGCTCATCACGCTGTGGCAGCGGTTCCCGTACCACGTGTGGCGCTACCTGCACAAGCTGCTGGCGGTGGTGTATCTGGTGCTGGCCTTTCATTCCGTGGTGCTCACCCCGCCTGCGTGGTGGTTGCAACCTGCGGGTGTGCTGGTGGGTCTGTGCTCGTTGGTGGGGGTTCTGTGCGCCGTGCGTTCGCTGGCCGGTGCCATTGGTCGCAGCCGCCGCCATGCGGCCCGGGTGGTGAGCGTGTTGCCGCAGGAGGCAGGTGTGTTGGAGGTGACCTGTCAGCTCACGACCGCCAGTGGCTGGCACCATGCCGCCGGCCAGTTTGCGTTTGTCACGTTCGCGCCGGCCGAGGGCGCACATCCTTTCACACTGCTCAACGCCGATCAGGGCGACGGTGTGTTGCGGTTTGCCATCAAGGCGCTGGGCGACTACACCGGTCGGCTTGCCTTGCAAGTGCAGTCGGGGAAGGAGGTGATGATCGAGGGCCCCTATGGTTGCTTTGACTTTCGCCGCGACCGCGCGCCCGAGCAGGTATGGGTGGCGGCGGGTATTGGCGTCACGCCATTCATGGCCTGGCTCGAATCACTGCAGGCGGCGCCCACGCGGGCTCCCCGGGTGCACCTGCACTACTGCGTGCGCCATGCCGGTGAAGCCGTGTTTGCCGAACGCATGACGGCACTCTGTGCCCGCTTGCCCAGCGTGGTGCTGGAGATTCACTACAGCGACGAGTCGGGGCCGGTGGCACCTGCGGCACTGCTGGCAGGCACCAGCCGGGCGGCGAGTGTGTGGTTCTGTGGGCCGCAGGGTTTTGCCGAGGCGGTGCGCCAGGGCATGGAGCAGCTGGGGCGCTCGCCTGCGCGCTTTCACCAGGAGCTGTTCCAGATGCGCTGA
- a CDS encoding YbdK family carboxylate-amine ligase, with translation MSLEAFNHSEPLTLGVELELQLVNTNDYDLAPYADDMLRLMKKTPLPGSVVPEMTNSMIEISTDICHSASEVLGQLTPIRDALVKSADKLNIAVVGGGTHPFQQWHERRIYDKPRFQELSQLYGYLSKQFTIFGQHVHIGCPNADAALLMLHRMSRYIPHFIALSASSPYVQGQDTAFDSARLNSVFAFPLSGRAPFALTWEDFTAYFNKMTRTGVVKSMKDFYWDIRPKPEFGTIEIRVFDTPLTIERAAALAGFVQSLGAWFLADQPFMPEEDDYLVYTYNRFQACRFGMDAVYVDPATGDHMPLREHILKTMDKIAGHAAVQGASSAMHMLRTEVEAGQNDALWLRERQREEQLLAEVSRQAAQRFRGTPV, from the coding sequence GTGAGTCTTGAAGCCTTCAACCATTCCGAACCGTTGACCCTGGGCGTCGAGCTGGAGTTGCAGCTCGTCAACACCAACGACTACGACTTGGCACCCTACGCCGACGACATGCTGCGCCTCATGAAAAAGACCCCGCTGCCCGGCAGCGTGGTGCCTGAGATGACGAACAGCATGATCGAAATCTCCACCGACATCTGCCACTCGGCCAGCGAGGTACTGGGCCAGCTCACGCCCATCCGCGATGCACTGGTCAAGAGCGCCGACAAGCTCAACATCGCTGTGGTCGGCGGGGGCACCCACCCCTTCCAGCAGTGGCACGAGCGCCGCATCTACGACAAACCCCGCTTTCAGGAGCTGTCGCAGCTGTATGGCTACCTGTCCAAGCAATTCACCATCTTTGGCCAGCATGTGCACATTGGCTGCCCCAACGCCGACGCAGCGCTGCTCATGCTGCACCGCATGTCGCGTTACATCCCGCATTTCATCGCGCTGTCGGCCTCCAGCCCCTACGTACAAGGGCAGGACACGGCTTTCGATTCAGCGCGGCTGAACTCGGTGTTCGCCTTCCCGCTGTCAGGCCGCGCGCCGTTTGCGCTCACGTGGGAAGACTTCACGGCCTACTTCAACAAGATGACGCGCACCGGTGTGGTCAAGAGCATGAAGGACTTCTACTGGGACATCCGCCCCAAGCCCGAGTTCGGCACCATTGAGATCCGGGTGTTCGACACCCCGCTGACCATTGAGCGTGCCGCTGCGCTTGCGGGGTTCGTACAGTCGCTGGGGGCCTGGTTCCTGGCCGACCAGCCCTTCATGCCCGAAGAAGACGACTACCTTGTGTACACCTACAACCGCTTCCAGGCCTGCCGCTTCGGCATGGACGCGGTGTATGTCGACCCGGCCACGGGCGACCACATGCCGCTGCGTGAACACATCCTGAAAACCATGGACAAAATCGCGGGCCACGCCGCCGTGCAGGGGGCGTCCAGTGCCATGCACATGCTGCGCACCGAGGTGGAAGCGGGCCAGAACGATGCGCTCTGGCTGCGCGAGCGCCAGCGCGAAGAGCAGTTGCTGGCCGAGGTGAGCCGCCAGGCGGCCCAGCGCTTTCGCGGCACGCCGGTCTGA
- a CDS encoding LysR family transcriptional regulator — translation MKQTFDWSLVQSFLAALDQGSLLGAARMLHASQPTIGRHIAELESQLGVVLFERTGRGLQPTATALRLAESARAMEAGAHQLARSVSGAEAGVSGTVRITASQPVACVLLPPVLARMRQALPEVQVELVASNEVTNLLRREADIALRMVRPDQASLVAKRIGAVTLGAYAHRDYLRRSGTPRQPPDLLQHELVGNDRHEEILQGFATMGYPVERAHFAFRTDDLMAYWEAVRAGLGIGFVGHYMARTDPNVVAVLPMLPLPELPIWLTVHREIRTSRRIRAVYDFLAAEVPGVL, via the coding sequence ATGAAGCAGACCTTTGACTGGAGCCTGGTGCAGTCCTTCCTGGCCGCGCTCGACCAGGGCAGCCTGCTGGGCGCAGCACGCATGCTCCATGCCAGCCAGCCCACCATTGGCCGCCACATTGCCGAGCTGGAATCGCAACTGGGCGTGGTGCTTTTCGAGCGCACCGGGCGCGGCCTGCAGCCCACCGCCACGGCACTGCGGCTGGCCGAATCGGCCCGCGCCATGGAGGCCGGGGCGCACCAGCTGGCGCGCAGTGTGTCGGGCGCCGAGGCGGGGGTCAGCGGCACCGTGCGCATCACGGCCAGCCAGCCCGTGGCCTGCGTGCTGCTGCCGCCGGTACTGGCACGCATGCGGCAGGCGCTGCCCGAGGTGCAGGTGGAACTGGTGGCCAGCAACGAGGTCACGAACCTGCTGCGCCGCGAGGCCGACATCGCCCTGCGCATGGTGCGGCCAGACCAGGCCAGCCTGGTGGCCAAACGCATCGGCGCGGTGACGCTGGGCGCCTATGCCCACCGCGACTACCTGCGCCGCAGCGGCACGCCCAGGCAACCGCCCGACCTGCTGCAACATGAGCTGGTGGGCAACGACCGGCATGAAGAAATCCTGCAAGGTTTTGCCACCATGGGCTACCCCGTCGAGCGCGCGCACTTCGCTTTTCGCACCGACGACCTCATGGCCTACTGGGAGGCTGTGCGTGCAGGCCTGGGCATCGGTTTTGTGGGCCACTACATGGCCCGAACCGATCCCAACGTCGTTGCGGTGCTGCCCATGCTCCCCCTGCCCGAGCTGCCCATCTGGCTCACGGTGCACCGCGAGATCCGCACCAGCCGCAGGATTCGGGCGGTGTATGACTTTCTGGCGGCAGAGGTGCCGGGGGTGCTGTAA
- a CDS encoding RNA polymerase sigma factor: MTATTSSPLTAAQLLPAARNGDAMAMEQLLRLTRPDIRRYALRHCAATTATDDVVQEALIIIYRRVGALREVAAFGGWVVRIVQRLCMRPVLTWLKAESLAQVDNHLAWSHRPDHELRHDLALAIDSLPPKYRDALLMRDFEELTIEEIAQRLGVTREAAKSRLHRARALVREYLAPTDRTGAT; this comes from the coding sequence GTGACCGCAACTACATCCTCACCCCTCACCGCGGCCCAGCTGCTGCCTGCCGCGCGCAATGGCGACGCCATGGCGATGGAGCAGCTGCTGCGCCTGACCCGCCCCGACATCCGCCGCTATGCGCTGCGCCACTGCGCTGCTACAACAGCCACCGACGACGTGGTGCAGGAGGCGCTCATCATCATCTACCGTCGCGTGGGCGCGCTGCGCGAGGTGGCGGCGTTTGGCGGCTGGGTGGTGCGCATCGTGCAACGGCTGTGCATGCGGCCGGTGCTCACGTGGCTCAAGGCCGAGTCGCTGGCGCAGGTAGACAACCACCTCGCTTGGTCGCACCGCCCCGACCACGAGCTGCGCCACGACCTGGCCCTGGCCATCGACTCGCTGCCGCCCAAATACCGCGACGCCCTGTTGATGCGCGACTTCGAGGAACTCACGATCGAGGAAATAGCCCAGCGGCTGGGTGTGACGCGTGAGGCCGCCAAAAGCCGCCTGCACCGTGCGCGGGCGCTGGTGCGGGAGTACCTGGCGCCCACGGACCGCACCGGCGCCACGTAG
- a CDS encoding DUF2892 domain-containing protein has protein sequence MLYRKNITRPESLLRVALGVALIAAGLWWLAASPLGLALAASGVGSILSGALGYCPACAMAGRKSVE, from the coding sequence ATGCTGTACCGCAAAAACATCACCCGTCCCGAAAGCCTGCTGCGCGTCGCTCTGGGCGTGGCCCTGATCGCCGCAGGCCTTTGGTGGCTGGCCGCATCGCCCCTGGGCCTGGCACTGGCCGCCTCGGGTGTCGGAAGCATCCTGAGCGGGGCATTGGGCTATTGCCCCGCCTGCGCCATGGCGGGCCGCAAGTCGGTGGAATGA
- a CDS encoding LysR family transcriptional regulator: MREIRFEDMHLFVRVADLGSLSAVARERDAPVSQVSRTLARIEKACSVRLLHRTTHGLTLTPQGLTFLDYCRRITGTLDELEGEFAHQSGQPSGWVRVASSSVVAEHLLIPSFDSLQQKHPQLRVELVVDDRMADMVQGGIDIAIRTGLPLTDTVVARPLGTLARALYATPGYLQAHGVPQHPDDLRQHRLITNSAVAFLNHWPFRIDGEPHVRVADGHWRSGSTAVTARLALQGLGIARLATVVAEPLVRQGLLAPVLADWVDLQPSPIHAITLTRRHRLPKIQACIDHWAQWFAPH; encoded by the coding sequence ATGCGCGAGATCCGCTTTGAAGACATGCACCTGTTCGTGCGGGTGGCCGACCTGGGTTCGCTCTCGGCGGTGGCGCGCGAGCGCGATGCACCGGTGAGCCAGGTTTCGCGCACCCTGGCGCGCATCGAGAAAGCGTGCAGCGTGCGCCTGCTCCACCGCACCACCCACGGTCTCACCCTGACGCCCCAAGGGCTGACCTTTCTGGACTACTGCCGCCGCATCACCGGCACGCTTGACGAACTGGAAGGCGAGTTCGCCCACCAGAGCGGCCAACCCAGCGGCTGGGTGCGCGTGGCCTCCAGCTCGGTCGTGGCCGAGCACCTGCTGATCCCCAGCTTTGACAGCCTGCAGCAAAAGCATCCGCAACTGCGCGTGGAACTGGTGGTGGACGACCGCATGGCCGACATGGTGCAGGGCGGTATCGACATCGCCATCCGCACCGGGCTGCCGCTGACCGACACCGTGGTAGCCCGCCCGCTGGGCACGCTGGCCCGCGCCCTGTACGCCACACCTGGCTACCTGCAGGCGCACGGCGTGCCACAGCACCCTGACGATCTGCGCCAGCACCGGCTCATCACCAACAGCGCGGTGGCGTTCCTGAACCACTGGCCTTTCCGCATCGATGGCGAGCCCCACGTGCGGGTCGCCGACGGCCACTGGCGCTCAGGCAGCACGGCCGTCACCGCGCGGCTGGCGCTGCAGGGCCTGGGCATTGCGCGCCTGGCCACGGTGGTGGCCGAGCCCTTGGTACGCCAAGGCCTGCTGGCCCCCGTTCTGGCCGACTGGGTGGACCTGCAGCCCAGCCCCATTCACGCCATCACCCTCACCCGCAGGCACCGGCTGCCCAAGATCCAGGCCTGCATCGACCACTGGGCGCAGTGGTTTGCACCGCACTAG
- the thiL gene encoding thiamine-phosphate kinase — MGEFDLIARYFTRPMRPGGAVALGVGDDCALLAPAPGMQLAVSSDMLVEGRHFFADVDPEALGHKALAVNLSDLAACGAKPLAFTLALSLPRVDEAWLAGFSHGLLALADAHGCELVGGDTTQGPLNICITVFGEVPPGQALLRSGARPGDDIYVSGTLGDARLALEALQGHVTLPADVLARARLRLERPTPRVALGLALRGVASSAMDVSDGLLGDLSHILKASGVGARIDTCITSNLIASGAYISGTTGQFDQELALQCTLAGGDDYELAFTAPPTRRNAVAAASQASDTPITRIGTVLSEPGLQLVNAHGQPVNNRYASFDHFR; from the coding sequence ATGGGTGAGTTCGACCTGATCGCCCGCTACTTCACCCGCCCCATGCGCCCGGGCGGTGCCGTCGCCCTGGGCGTGGGGGACGACTGCGCGCTTCTGGCACCCGCGCCCGGCATGCAACTGGCCGTCTCCAGCGACATGCTGGTAGAAGGCCGCCACTTCTTTGCCGACGTAGACCCCGAGGCGTTGGGCCACAAGGCGCTGGCCGTGAACCTGTCGGACCTGGCGGCCTGCGGTGCCAAACCGCTCGCGTTCACCCTGGCCTTGTCACTGCCCCGGGTGGATGAGGCCTGGTTGGCAGGCTTCTCGCACGGGCTGCTGGCGCTGGCCGATGCCCACGGCTGCGAGCTGGTGGGCGGCGACACCACGCAGGGCCCGCTCAACATCTGCATCACCGTGTTTGGCGAGGTGCCCCCCGGCCAGGCCCTGCTGCGCAGTGGCGCGCGGCCCGGCGACGACATCTATGTGAGTGGCACGCTGGGCGACGCCCGTCTGGCACTGGAGGCGCTGCAGGGCCACGTCACCCTGCCCGCCGATGTGCTCGCCCGCGCCCGCCTGCGGCTGGAGCGCCCCACCCCGCGCGTGGCCCTGGGCCTGGCCCTGCGCGGTGTGGCCAGCAGCGCCATGGATGTGAGTGACGGCCTGCTGGGCGATCTGTCGCACATCCTCAAGGCGTCGGGCGTGGGGGCACGCATCGACACCTGCATCACATCAAATTTGATAGCTTCCGGCGCATATATATCAGGCACTACAGGGCAATTTGACCAAGAATTGGCTCTCCAATGCACCTTGGCCGGAGGCGACGACTACGAGCTGGCGTTCACCGCTCCGCCCACGCGGCGCAATGCGGTAGCCGCCGCATCGCAGGCAAGCGACACGCCCATCACCCGCATCGGCACTGTGCTCTCCGAGCCGGGCCTGCAACTGGTGAACGCTCATGGGCAGCCCGTCAACAACCGCTACGCCTCGTTTGACCATTTCCGGTGA